Proteins from a genomic interval of Caldanaerovirga acetigignens:
- the rpsJ gene encoding 30S ribosomal protein S10, with the protein MARQKIRIRLKSYDSGILDKSAQKIVETAKRTGAKVSGPIPLPTERSLITILRAPHKYKDSREQFEVRTHKRLIDIHEPTSKTVDALMRLDLPAGVDIEIKL; encoded by the coding sequence GTGGCCCGACAGAAGATCAGAATACGCCTGAAGTCTTACGACAGCGGGATTCTAGATAAGTCGGCTCAAAAGATAGTGGAAACGGCAAAACGCACCGGGGCCAAAGTTTCAGGCCCCATTCCACTGCCAACCGAGAGGAGTCTCATAACAATATTAAGAGCTCCCCACAAGTATAAGGATTCAAGGGAACAATTCGAAGTAAGGACCCATAAAAGGTTGATCGATATTCACGAACCGACCTCAAAGACTGTCGATGCTCTCATGAGATTGGATTTACCTGCAGGAGTTGATATCGAAATCAAGCTGTAA